One genomic segment of Centropristis striata isolate RG_2023a ecotype Rhode Island chromosome 13, C.striata_1.0, whole genome shotgun sequence includes these proteins:
- the cavin1a gene encoding caveolae-associated protein 1: MADTGVQKEHTAQAEVSYDDDEVALVSAATEPAVDDDDPAEEVDLLLATGPGGKSEAQMNGVMVLSLLDKIIGVVDQIQQTQNGLEARQEAMEKSVSTIQGELAKLSKNHVGTANTVNKMLEKVRKVSVNVKTVRSNLEKQAGQIKKLESNENELLKRRNFKVLIYQDKVKPPKTSKSKTGETVVEGKAVEGLEEIPEGQEGHADNLNSDEEVEIEEIIEESRTKRLQRTTKQQVDNIKKAFSKEKMEKTKVKTKENLEKTKQRTRENLEKTRQKTRDNLAKTKHSLEKKMGKLGTRMTPNMERRAKMKSTKEKAKKSLTPDHTVYARSKTSVYRVPPFTFHVKKIREGEEEVVMQNTEMEEVAEAEDQSGGEENGLDVHVEVEEGELVNVDSPEMEALLEVTEDSPLVSVEPDHLKKAQSE; the protein is encoded by the exons ATGGCGGATACAGGTGTCCAGAAGGAGCACACAGCCCAAGCAGAAGTTTCTTACGATGATGACGAGGTAGCTCTGGTGAGTGCCGCCACAGAGCCTGCAGTAGATGATGATGACCCTGCTGAGGAGGTGGACCTGCTGCTGGCTACTGGCCCTGGAGGCAAGAGTGAGGCGCAGATGAACGGGGTCATGGTCCTGTCTCTGCTGGACAAGATTATTGGGGTGGTAGACCAGATCCAGCAGACCCAGAATGGGCTCGAGGCCCGGCAAGAGGCCATGGAGAAGTCAGTGTCAACCATCCAAGGGGAGCTGGCTAAGTTGTCCAAGAACCATGTCGGCACAGCCAATACTGTCAACAAAATGCTGGAAAAGGTACGCAAGGTCAGCGTCAACGTCAAGACGGTGCGCAGCAACCTGGAGAAGCAGGCGGGCCAGATCAAGAAGCTGGAGAGCAACGAAAACGAGCTGCTCAAGAGACGCAACTTCAAAGTCCTCATCTACCAG GACAAAGTGAAGCCACCGAAGACATCCAAATCGAAGACAGGAGAGACAGTAGTGGAAGGCAAAGCAGTGGAGGGCCTTGAGGAGATACCCGAGGGACAAGAGGGACATGCAGACAATCTCAATTCAGATGAGGAGGTGGAGATCGAGGAGATTATCGAGGAGTCTCGTACCAAGCGCCTCCAACGCACCACCAAGCAGCAAGTGGACAACATAAAGAAAGCCTTCtcaaaagagaaaatggagaagaCCAAAGTAAAGACAAAGGAGAACTTGGAGAAGACCAAGCAGAGAACCCGCGAGAACCTGGAGAAGACGAGACAGAAAACCCGTGACAACCTGGCGAAAACCAAGCACAGCCTGGAGAAGAAGATGGGCAAGCTCGGGACCCGCATGACCCCCAACATGGAGCGCAGGGCGAAGATGAAGAGCACAAAAGAAAAGGCGAAGAAGTCCCTCACTCCTGACCACACGGTCTACGCTCGCTCCAAGACCAGCGTGTACCGGGTGCCCCCTTTCACCTTCCACGTGAAGAAGATCcgagaaggggaggaggaggtggtgatgCAGAACAcagagatggaggaggtggCCGAGGCGGAGGATCAGTCAGGAGGCGAGGAGAACGGGCTGGATGTGCAcgtggaggtggaggaaggaGAGCTGGTGAATGTAGACAGCCCAGAGATGGAGGCTCTGTTGGAGGTGACTGAGGACTCTCCGCTGGTCAGTGTGGAGCCAGACCACCTAAAGAAGGCCCAAAGCGAGTAG